From the genome of Solanum lycopersicum chromosome 12, SLM_r2.1:
ACGTTTGCTTTAAAGTCAGTTGACCTTGACGACAAAAAAAGACCAATatttaaggtcaaacgaccTTCAAAGTAGGCAAACTCCtcattttgccaatttttgtgTGCGTTATAGTACACCATCTTTTTAGTGATCTGGAATTCCGACGTctattttgtcaaatttttttgtggacgttcgttaaCACTATAACTATGGAGTCAGTTGGTCCTGACAGCCAAAATgaccattttcaaggtcaaacgagcccggaaAAAAGTAAACCCCATATTTTGCctattttcttgtgctatattCCATGGATTTTTTGTGGTCCAAGATTTGCCGTTATTTTGTTCGAAATTATTCTTGAACGTCTGTGACCAAGATTTGTCGttattttgttcaaaattattcttgaacgtctgttaagaccttagcaATGGAGCTAGTTGGCCCTAATGGCCAAAataactcattttcaaggtcaaacgagcccccgaGAAGGCAAGCCCCCCATCTTGCCAATTATCGTGTATgttatagtccatggatttttggaGATCTAAAATTCAGACGTCATTATTGCCAAAAATTTTGTGaacatccgttaagaccttagttaTTAAGCTAGTTGGTCATAACATCCAAATGACccatcaaacgagccccagagcagGAAAATCCCCCATGttgtcgattttcgtgtgctataatcaATGGATTGTTGATGATCTGGAATCCCAACGTCATTTATGctaaattttttatggatatCCGTTAAGACAATAATTACGAGTTAGTTGGCCTTGACGGCCAgaacgacccattttcaaggccAACCTAGCCCCTAACAGGTAAACCCCCtattttgtcaattttaaaTGTTATAGTCTATGAATTTTCGGAGAATCAGAATTTCGGAtgttatttttgccaaaaattttgtggacgtaTGTAAAGACCTTAGTTATGGAGCCAGTTGGCCCTGACGACCAAACATTTttaatgtcaaacgagccccgcaGCAGACAAACCCCCATTTTACCGATTTtagttaattcaccatcttttttgataattcagaattccgacgtcatttttttcaaaaaattttgtggacgtccgttaccTTAGCTATGGAGCTAGCGGACCCTGACGGGAAAAAAAGTCCATTATCAAGGTCAAATGCGCCTCGAAGAAGGCAAATCCCCCATTTTGCTGATTTGTATGTGTTGTTCGTCATCTTTTTGGTGATCTGAAATTCCGACATCATTTTTGCcgaaattttttgtggacatccgcaAGACCTTAGCTATGGAGTCAATTGCCTTGACGGCCAAAACGGCCCATtgtcaaggtcaaacgagccccgaaactcCGACATCATTTTTGCTGAAAGTTTTCATGGACATCTGTTAAGACTTTAGCTATTGAGTCTGCTCGCTCTGACCTCCGAAATGTACTAAAAGGTTATCTAATTCATGTAAATTGGCCCctaattaaaaactaattaCTAAATGTTCATTGATAgcgtaaataattttatatgatcaaattaattgtttttcttattttatcagctatttgttttctttttaaggTTACAAatcttactcttttgtgaagGTTATTGCTGgatttatttcataattaacCTTATATTAAGAGATTAATCTAGTATCATTAGTGTATGAAAGTTATATTGTTTCGTATTGCCAGGTATTATTATGCTTCTTTtaagggaaaatttcatatatggcaaacttatttgattaaataacattatatgggtatagtttacctaattacatTCTATGGatatagtttagttattttaggtatctttaattttgtatataaggtttcttttgttttttatttatacaattttattttaaaaagtgatttGTAACTGAAACGttaaatatgctaacaataaatATAGATAATGCCATAATTTAAGGTAAACGTCCCTTTTTTAAGGTAaacgttcaaattcaaaaaaaaatcaaaaaaataaaaattatacagcaattgaaacaaaagataaacttgtttttgttgtttatgaAACAAcagttcatcaattttttttattttttctttgtaatcGAATTCAGGTAAGTGTTCATTGGATGAAAATTCATGTTTAATATTGCAATAATTATACAATGTTCTATTGGATttacaaattttgatttatgtgtGTTCGTTATTGTGgtgtcataatttattttattttttttgaaaactaatttcaaaatatgattattttaagcAGAAATTTCGtactatacaattatatactttttgttAATGTAGAACTTTTATATTATAAAGAAGATCAGTGTAAGCGAATACAGGTAATCGTTGGTGATAATTGTATATAGCTATAAAGTAAGTGTTTTGCTTttgatacaattatatacttttttttgatatagtatttgtatattaaaaagaatatcaCTGTGAAATcaatttagtaatttgattgtataatatatacaaaaacagTCAATTTTAAAAGAAGTCATGTACagattaattttttgtatatgtctacaaacttaccttttttgtatattaatatatgtacaTTAATATAGTAGTTAAACATGTCAATATATACAACTGTCTAAATGACTTTGTATATactccaataatatataaatttaatatatactaacttcaataatttgtatataactgctaaaatatacaaattacaatttttgtatatgtatataaacctaatatatactaacttcaataatttgtatataactaataaaatatacaaattataattatatatgaaattttttcatctgttaactaagtccaattactttttgtatatatatacaaaaacaaaaataataatgagccTTTAATATACAATCTGCTACTACCACTATTAAGACTtagtatattattcattatacataACTTAAAGTATGTATAAAGTAATCAAATCTACAgacacatatacaaatatataactaaaacaTGTGTGcactaaacatgcaatatattatatacaattacgtGAATACAAATTTacttaaacaataattttttgtatattgacatctaagtaacaaaaaaattgtatctaaatTTGTGTTTTAAGCCACTACCTCATGATTATGATGTTCTTCAGATCCGTCAACTTCACATGCATTTTCCTCTGAATCAATGTTTACTgctttcctctttcttcctcCTTGTATAATTTTAATGCCTCTAACTTTAGCATTGTTAATAACTTCTTGAACTGCCGTAgagtcatattttttctttgatctcaaTTCTTCCATTGTTTGTTCATGTTGAACTTGTTTTGATTTTACCATAGACCCTACAtcaaccccaaaatcttgagttaaaCCCATTGAAAACGATGGTAAATTGTCAACAAAATTGACAAGCAATGGAATACCTCTGGTAATCTTCATAGAtgaagatgattcattcattctgtgactaatttgatatttaataagaacaaacaatcgattatttcatcaaaaaaatatgaaaaaacataagaaacacaatacatatacaattgttgaataagaaagaaaaaagaaaacgaCTAAAATTTAGGAGTACCTACAAAAATTGAATTCAACTTCGGGAGGGAGTAATTGAATTTTGgacaatttgaaattcaaatcggATAGAGGTATTAACTGTAGGAGAAAAAGGTGGAATATGAATAGGAGAGATAATATTGTTTTgtgtaaaattatatacaaaattaaaaaaagaagaagagatttttaTACTATTGGTTATATAATAGGTGATGGACCTcattaattatagcaaaaaaaaaaaactataattatataaagtaaataaattaaactatacccctattatataattacttagGAATGTTTGTCATTCCATATAACTTTCCCTTCTTTTAAAGGGTGAGACTCCAAAGATCTTAGCTCTTGGAAATTTAGCAACACttataaataacaatttttaataCTATTTTTGTTAATCAGGAAGTGATAATAAATATGGATAAGAACtaagtgaataaaataaaatgaattcaGCTGCTGCtacttatatttgaatttttttttcttccttttgccCCCTCTTATCTTACAATATAGCAGAGTTCTAtattacaaaatcaaaatttgtgtGGAGTTGTACAGACCACAAATACTAGTTTTGTTTACACTCACAATTAGAATGGCATCTAGGCTTTTATGCATGCAACTTCCTACACACAAAGGTTAGTTTCATCTGGGCTGTAACAGTTAAATGTTCAAGTACATGGCAATAAATGGTTTTTGTGTCAAGCCCGCGAGAAAGAACAGCAATGGTGATAGATGTACCGAACTGTTGAGTCAATATCAGAACGTAATGCAGCCATCAGAGTAGGAAGGTGAGAAAGAATCCAACCGAGAGCCCAGCATAGGCATTTCCGAGCCAAATAGCTTAGTTTGGTCCTTCGATACTCATCATGTCAACAGCAGTTAATAAGGTATTACGTATGGGAGAGCAAAAACATCAGCAGAGTCTATTTGCAAAGCTTCTGACCATACCTGATGGTCCTTAGCTTCATCAAGACACACGTCGGGTTTCCTAACCAGATTACTCTTGCTTCCAAGCAACCATTCCTGGTCATCGAATCCAGACCACCCGTCCATCTTGGGAACTGAGAGTATCTGGTTCAGATACTTGGAATCGGGATGAGGAGGTCTTTTAGACGCTTCAGCAATATGATCAGCACCAGGAGACATCGAAGAAGCCTTTGGTTTAGATTGAACCAATGTCTTTGGTTTAGACATAGTTAATGGCTGACCTTTAATTGTACCATTGACCCTGCACTCCTTGTTTCCAACCTCGATATCAGTGGCAACTCCGTGCTTGTTGGGTAACTTAATTGTACCATTGACCCCAAGCTCCTTGTTTCCCATCTCAATATCAGTGGCAACTCTGTGCTTGTTGGATAACTTAATTGCACCATTGAGACTCTGCTCCTTGTTTATCACCTGAATATCGGTAGTAACACCTTGTTTGTGGGAAGATAACATGTCTGCTTTTTGGTGAGTATCCATGTTTGCCATCTCAATATCAGTGGCAACTCCATTCTTGTTGGATAACTTGACTGTACCATTGAGACTCTTCTCCTTGTTTATCACCTGAGTATCGGTGGCAACACCTCCTCTGTGGGAAGACAACATGTCTGTTTTGTGGCGAGTCCCCATGTTTCCCATCTCAATATCAGTGCCAACTCCATGCTTGTTGGACAACTTACTTGTACCATTGAGACTCTGCTCCTTGTTTATCACCTGAATATTGGTGACAACACCTTGTTTGTTAGAAGATAACATGTCTGCTTTTTGGTGAATCTCTAATCTCTTTCCATTCAGTGTGGGCTGATGAGAGGATGAGGGCCGCAGCAATTTAGCAGGCCTGACTTCATTCTCTGTACATTGGAACAGAAAACAAGCAAACACTAATCAGTCAAACCCAAAGAACAATCAAAGCTGAACATGCTTGcttcaatttatatgaaaatatcgAAGATAGTGCTTACTAATTACCTAACAGACAGCTACAgcaaaaaacataagaaacaaATCAGATACACACTTGCACAGCTTTCCTACTATCAATAGGGGAGGTAAAGCAATATAGTATTCGATAAAATAACAGatgctaaattttttgttcACTCACCATGCAGGAAACCATTTGTTTCAAtatcctttctttttctgtGATTTCCCTCTGTGACTCCAGCAATGGTATCCTTGAGTACAACTGGAGCTTGGTGGTTGGTGTTACTAACACTGACAAAATTGCTCCGATTGATGTCCTCTGATTTATCCTTTTCACTTTTCTTGTGTGCACTTTTGTCCTTCCCcttctcttcctttttcttttctttatcctTTCCATGACTTTTCccatccttttcttttttcttcttgtctCTTGGTTTGTCATCTCGTCTTCCTTTGGATTTCTCTTTGTCCTCTCTCCTGTTCTCAACATTCTCTTCCAATGGTGGTAGCAATCCATGAAAGTTTCTCTTTTCCATCTCTGAAAAGCTTGGAAGTTTTGCATTAGCACCAATTCTCGGTTCAACTCTGAGTTGTTGTCCATCCATCTTGTTGCTAAAATCAtttctctccttgttcttttccttttctctaGCCAAATTACCCGAATCCTTGATATACATACTGTTTGACTTCGCATCCCTTTTCGACTCAACTGGAAATCTCTTAGCCAACTGACTGACTGCGCCATTCTGGTCATCTCTAAGCCTCCTAGCCAAATCCTGCACATATTTAGACTCCTCCGTCTCAACAACGGGGAGGCTGGATTTAAAGAGCTTTTCTGCAAGCTGGCCATGAGACTGATCATGGAATTTCGCTTCCTGCGAGTTGATGCTTTCATTTTTGTAATCTCCACTAGGAAGCTTCTGTCCGCTAGAAGCCCCAGGTGGAACAGCAACTTTTGCCTCTTCAGAGAGGTCGCTTCTCTCTTTATCCTTATCCTTGTCCTTTTTGtccttgtgtttttccttctTGTCCCGGTGTTTATCCTTTTTGTCCTTCTTTTCTCTGTGTTTCCCATCACTTCTGTCTTTATCCCTTTTTTCTTTACCATCTTTCTTATCCTTgtccttttcctttttatgttttttctctttccGTTTCTCCTGCAGAACAGGAAAAAATGGCAATTCTATATCAATAAATGAAGAAACCTGAGgcaagaaattaaatttttagtaACCGAGTAAAAGCACCAAACTTCGTAATCAGATTTAGGAGTTCAGAGGAAATCCTAAATATAGACTACTTGAGCATAAAACACATGAGAGCACTAAGGACATTCCAGTAGTTGCCTGGGAAAAGTACCAACAACCGGTTGAGAACCATTAACCTTCATTAGAGCACATGAGAAGGAATACGTAGCCATACAACATTAAATTAGTGATAAGAAAACAAAACCACAAAACAATGGTATGCAATTGCATTTAAAGAAGAGTAATAAGCACACGAACAATTTGGAAAGCAGTGAAACTTTGGCAAAGAGCAACTGAAACTTTTACGTTTTGGGATGGTCAAAGATAGCCAAATAAaccaaaagagaagaaaatcgATGTAAAAATGTATCATTCTCCAACGCGAGACAAGTCAACAACAAGCTTCCAACACTTTTTTCCAGCTCTACGTAGTTCACACACAAAAACAAGCTTCTACATCCTCAAGAATCAGAACTTTAACAACCTTAGGTAAAAGGGGAACAAGCAACATCTCAACTTCCCTATTTACATCACTAAATGCACATAATTAACTACATCAGAGTTGAATCTCTGGCTCGTCTGAGAAATAAATGCCAGATCACCTCAATATATAGGAAGTTTGTTAGCCCTCATGAACAAGGAACAGGCAATTCAAGGTCAGTTCATTGCTTCCACTAACATGCGACGCCAGTTACACGACTACTAAAATGGACAAACTGTTTTGACATTAGAGTACTAAGAAATAAGATGTAGCGGTTTCTGTCATTCACAATAAGTTGATCCCTTTTCATCACTGGCGTGTTATAAGTTACCAACTTTGTTtagcaaaaataaattttgaatcctAATGTTAGTACACCCTCCTATAAAGTAAACACACTGCACGCTTATTAATTGTCCTTCAGCTGCACAGATAATTACTATTTCTATTGACATAAAAGGGATGTCCACAAGTTTCAAAACTTCTCGAAAATTTTCTACCTTGGAATGGGAAACATCCTTACCTCATCTAGATGCTCCAGATTACCATCTTGTCAGTTACATTGGGAAGGATGAGTAACAGTTCAGGAACACTGATCTTACAAGAACAAGGAATATAGAGGGAATAGGACATTAGGAAATGGAAAACCGAAGCCAACAACATCTTCTGGACGAAGTCATTCTACCGCAGGCTACATAAGAGGGAGGACCTAGGATTTCCATATCATTCAATATGGATACTGAGAGCTCCAAGGTTTGTTTGTTAGCTTGGATTGCAACAAAAGGTATCCTAATGGAAGAGAACTTGAGgaagaagaaaataacatatattagctggtattccttctttcttttttttaacagTAAAATATATGTTAGTTGGTATTTCAAGTGCAAGCGTTCAGGAGAAGACAAGAAGCTCTTACTAGAGCACTGTAAAAAAGCAAGTCCATTGTGGTGGACAGTCCTTAATGTTAGGAAACAATGGACGATGCCAGAAACAATTAAGCACGCAATGAGCAGTTGGGGGTACAGGAGGAGAGGAGGAGAGGCAAAGCATCTTTTCTTTGAATAATCTAGCTGCAGATTCAAATTCTAACCTTTTAACCTCAAATCTAACTTCATAAGGTAGCATAATAGTCCGCCACTATGAGAGGAAACTCTTAatagaatttatttttcttccctttttagCGACTGTTTTTAGCGATACTTAGCAGCATTATGAGGTATAATAGATATGATTTTTTGAGATTAAGATACTTCCCAATCTGCAATGTGACAATACCGTGTTAAGTTACCAGACAGCAAGACAACCTATACCTCCCTTCTCATCCGCTCTTCCTcttaagaaagaaaagaatgggGGCATTCCTACTAAAGAAAAGAATGGGGGAATTCCTACTTTGCTGCTTCTTAGTTTTCTACTTAAGCTAAACATCCTTCTTTCCATGAGCTAAGAGCGCTCTCTTTCCCCTCACACACAAAAACAAAGCTGACCAATACCAGTCAGAATGTTGGTTGTTTCATGAAACATAGCCTGCTGCATCCACAGGCAAGTGCAATTTACGCAGAACCAATTTTCCTAGGTCCATCTCAAAAAATGCTCGGGCAATACAAGGGCACCTTCTAGAAAGGTGATCACTGAATATTAGTTACAGGTCTAAGTCAGTAAGATCATATGAGGGACTAATAATTAAAAGGTCTCAGGTGAACaaatatacacatgcaaaagcTTGAATTCACTTCCTATTCTAGAACTTGGGACTGCCTCAATTGGTGAACTAATTGTAAAAGAAGCTTCTTCTTGTTTTCAGATAAGTTATAGTGAAAGGAACTAGTGCTAAAGGAAATCTGTAACCATATACACCCTACTATTGGTGAGGCACGCATATTCTCTTCTGCCAAATCATTCACCTAATGTCAGATGTTGGCTCAACAAACAGCCCCAAAGGCAACAGGTGGCATATGTTCAGATATAACAATTCACCTTGTAAGGAACAACAAAGGCTTTCCAGGACAATCATTTTTTATGAGGATAGGAGACATGCAAGTATTATTAGGCCTTCTGGTGTTATTTCATTCAGATGGACTGTTTATATCATGTTCTAATACGAGGTAATCTAATATCTTGAGGCTTTCTGGTGTTATTTCATTCAGATGGACTGTTTATATCATGTTCTAATACGAGGTAATCTAATATCTTGAAAGTAAAAGGCAAGAATAGCAGCTAGATCAAGTGTAGAAAATATCAAGCAATGACTGGCTAAATGTGAGCTTCTGCATAAAGCAACTTCTCAAAATCTGCGACAATCAGTTGCATTGCACATTGCTTCAAATTTGGTGTTTCATTAAATAACAAGTTGTTTAGAAATAGACTATAATTTTACTCAACGAAAGATTGAGGTTTCTTCAACTCAAATGATTATATGGAAAAAATTCTTCGAAAATTATTATCTAGCTCCAAATTGAGTAAACTCAAAACAAGTATTTCTTCAACTTGAGAGATGGAgttaaaaatattctaaatttaTAGTCAAGGCCTTGGGAATATCTGAAAtataaaatcttcaattgtatAGTTAGATATGTCTTTGTTTTTAACTCATAGATACTAATACTGATTGAATCTCAAAATGCTTGAGAAAACATCAAACAATTCATTCTCAAAATCTCAtgtctcctttctttctttttttttaagacAAAGGCAAGTATCTCGTGTTTCTCCTTTCTTCATGGATATCAGGGGGGTTCACTATGAAACACACATGGTACAGGTTGCCACTGAAAGAACATGTGCAAAAGCATGTTTACACAAAGTAAAATGGTCAGGCAGTGATATGCCCATTCATACTTTAGTAGCACATcgaaaatattttaagaaaaaacaaaaaaggaaagaggaaACTGTCATACTCATGATAACTAAAATGACGCCATTTAACCTGAGGATATATTTGCTTGGCTGCCACAAAAATAAAGGCATTCTCCACTAAAATCTAAGGTCTTCAAAAGGAACGATCCCCAATATCCTCAGTAAGTTCTACAGAAAGGTTATTTTTCCAAAGGTTTTAAGACATCACACAGCAGAAATATCCACCATACAGAATCATGGTGCACCCCTTCAGACAAAAGGTGCTAATGATAAGACTGATCAATAAgtttctcttttcttcattttttattcttttcaccAACGACAATAACTACAATGTCTGATGAGTTCTCCAGAACTCAATGAGCAACTTTAGATGAAAGAGACTGATCAATAATTGCAACATATCACCTTAAGATGTCAACTAATGGATTCCACGATTATCCAAAGAAACTCATGGATTTTACTTGCATTAGTCAACAAAGTTCATCTTAAATCCAGAATCTTCTTTTCATATCaaaaacttaattcccaaaagGAATGACTAAACCATGACCAAACAAAAGAATCACTAATCTAGAAAAAACAAGAAGCATATGCCTATACGTCTCTTTAAACAAGATTACCCTATCACTGAGAAAAGCTTCAAAAGGGTCTTCTCCATATAAATTAATCCAATCACATTACTGATGTTTAAAGTATCCTTCATACTTCAAAGATTACTTTTAAGAAATTCAATCCATCGGAATATATCCATGCATCACAGCTAATCCCTCTATAATAAGGTAATCGTCATGAAATATCAGTATTGGTATAACAAAAGCATATCAACACAATAATGATATTGTCATATAACTTAAACAAACCTCTTTTAATAAGTCCCTGTCCTCTGGTCTAGGCTTCTTATCATATCCTGGTGGTGGAAATGGAAAGCAACGCGACATGGCACAGAATTCTACTCTGAGTTAAAAAGGCGCTGTTTTTGAAACAGTGTCCTTCAGTTATTTTCTCACAG
Proteins encoded in this window:
- the LOC101260029 gene encoding uncharacterized protein, coding for MSRCFPFPPPGYDKKPRPEDRDLLKEEKRKEKKHKKEKDKDKKDGKEKRDKDRSDGKHREKKDKKDKHRDKKEKHKDKKDKDKDKERSDLSEEAKVAVPPGASSGQKLPSGDYKNESINSQEAKFHDQSHGQLAEKLFKSSLPVVETEESKYVQDLARRLRDDQNGAVSQLAKRFPVESKRDAKSNSMYIKDSGNLAREKEKNKERNDFSNKMDGQQLRVEPRIGANAKLPSFSEMEKRNFHGLLPPLEENVENRREDKEKSKGRRDDKPRDKKKKEKDGKSHGKDKEKKKEEKGKDKSAHKKSEKDKSEDINRSNFVSVSNTNHQAPVVLKDTIAGVTEGNHRKRKDIETNGFLHENEVRPAKLLRPSSSHQPTLNGKRLEIHQKADMLSSNKQGVVTNIQVINKEQSLNGTSKLSNKHGVGTDIEMGNMGTRHKTDMLSSHRGGVATDTQVINKEKSLNGTVKLSNKNGVATDIEMANMDTHQKADMLSSHKQGVTTDIQVINKEQSLNGAIKLSNKHRVATDIEMGNKELGVNGTIKLPNKHGVATDIEVGNKECRVNGTIKGQPLTMSKPKTLVQSKPKASSMSPGADHIAEASKRPPHPDSKYLNQILSVPKMDGWSGFDDQEWLLGSKSNLVRKPDVCLDEAKDHQVWSEALQIDSADVFALPYVIPY